In Nitrosospira briensis C-128, a genomic segment contains:
- the thiL gene encoding thiamine-phosphate kinase: MHSEFEIIQQYFSRPAPSAVLGIGDDAALIKPATDMELAVSTDMLVSGQHFFANADPCKLGHKSLAVNLSDMAAMGATPRWATLSLALPEKTAGDEEWLQAFSSGFFGLAHTHQVELIGGDTTKGPLNICVTIMGEVAKGKALRRSGARPDDDIWVSGHLGDAALGLAHQQQRIVLEAGEVDECLSALHSPTPRVALGQRLIGLAHSAIDISDGLLADLGHILQNSNVAAIIHMDEINCSASIKKRLPHPLVKKCLLAGGDDYELCFTAPRTARAKIEMLSREEGIQLTRIGRIGEGAGLVVLDAAGGAVKVEVKGYDHFHVEQSL; the protein is encoded by the coding sequence GTGCATTCCGAATTCGAAATCATCCAGCAATACTTTTCCCGGCCGGCGCCCAGCGCGGTGTTAGGGATAGGCGACGATGCGGCACTCATCAAGCCGGCGACAGATATGGAGCTGGCGGTTTCCACCGATATGCTGGTATCTGGCCAGCATTTTTTCGCGAATGCCGATCCATGCAAGCTGGGCCACAAATCGTTGGCGGTGAATCTCTCAGACATGGCAGCGATGGGGGCAACGCCGCGCTGGGCCACCCTTTCGCTGGCACTTCCCGAAAAAACGGCGGGGGATGAGGAATGGCTTCAAGCATTCTCCAGTGGATTTTTCGGGCTTGCCCACACGCATCAGGTAGAGCTTATCGGTGGCGATACCACAAAGGGACCGCTCAATATCTGCGTTACCATCATGGGTGAAGTGGCCAAAGGAAAAGCATTGCGTCGCAGCGGTGCCAGGCCGGACGACGATATCTGGGTATCGGGCCATCTGGGCGATGCTGCGCTGGGGCTCGCTCATCAGCAGCAACGCATCGTGCTTGAAGCCGGCGAAGTCGACGAGTGTCTTTCCGCGCTGCACAGCCCCACGCCCCGGGTCGCCCTGGGACAGCGACTGATTGGTCTTGCCCACAGCGCCATCGATATTTCTGACGGGTTGTTGGCCGATCTGGGGCATATTCTGCAAAATTCAAACGTCGCGGCTATCATTCATATGGATGAGATAAATTGCTCGGCATCAATCAAAAAACGCCTCCCTCATCCATTGGTCAAGAAGTGTTTGCTGGCTGGCGGCGATGATTACGAACTCTGCTTTACCGCCCCCCGGACTGCGCGCGCAAAAATCGAAATGCTCTCCCGCGAAGAGGGGATTCAACTCACCCGCATCGGCAGAATCGGCGAAGGCGCGGGTCTGGTCGTGCTGGATGCGGCAGGCGGGGCAGTCAAGGTCGAGGTAAAAGGGTATGACCACTTCCATGTCGAGCAGTCACTCTGA
- the nusB gene encoding transcription antitermination factor NusB, with protein MTQTKPVAKQTTPSSEHVGDSGAATIRPGRKTRRRLARELALQGLYQWCVAGGTLEAIETQLRETKEFPRTDEKYFSGLLRGVLANAAELEKHIQPYLDRPFKELSPVEIAILLLGTHELESHPEIPYRAVINEAVELAKSYGGTDGHRYVNGVLDKLAAKLRVVEVNARA; from the coding sequence ATGACACAGACAAAACCGGTCGCCAAACAGACAACCCCGTCGTCAGAACACGTGGGAGATTCGGGAGCAGCCACAATCAGGCCGGGTCGGAAAACCCGGCGCCGGCTAGCCCGTGAACTGGCTTTGCAAGGACTTTATCAATGGTGCGTGGCGGGTGGAACCCTTGAGGCCATCGAAACGCAACTGCGCGAGACCAAAGAATTTCCAAGGACAGACGAGAAATATTTTTCAGGTTTGCTGCGAGGCGTTCTGGCGAATGCTGCGGAACTGGAGAAGCATATTCAGCCTTATCTCGACCGGCCTTTCAAGGAACTCAGTCCAGTGGAGATTGCCATACTGCTCCTCGGTACCCACGAGCTGGAAAGTCATCCTGAAATACCCTATCGAGCAGTCATCAATGAAGCGGTGGAGCTCGCCAAAAGCTACGGCGGCACCGATGGACATCGATATGTGAACGGTGTATTGGATAAATTGGCAGCCAAGCTCCGTGTGGTCGAGGTCAATGCAAGGGCCTGA
- the ribH gene encoding 6,7-dimethyl-8-ribityllumazine synthase, whose translation MARYENILELEPDLNGGELRIGIVMSRFNIDVSDGLLSACTAELVKRGVEESGMLLVTVPGALEIPMALQKMALTDQFDALIALGAVIRGDTYHFEVVSNQSTSGVAAVQLDTGIPIANGILTTDTDDQALARMSHKGTEAALVAIEMANLMRDLDEVTQ comes from the coding sequence ATGGCGCGTTACGAAAACATTCTTGAACTTGAGCCCGATCTTAACGGCGGAGAGTTACGTATCGGCATCGTTATGAGTCGTTTTAACATCGATGTGAGCGACGGATTGCTTAGTGCTTGCACTGCGGAGCTGGTGAAGCGCGGCGTGGAGGAATCGGGCATGCTGCTGGTGACGGTTCCCGGCGCGCTGGAAATTCCCATGGCGCTGCAAAAGATGGCTTTGACCGACCAGTTTGATGCGCTGATAGCCTTAGGCGCGGTGATACGCGGCGACACCTATCATTTCGAGGTCGTATCCAATCAATCCACCAGCGGCGTGGCCGCGGTGCAATTGGACACCGGCATCCCTATCGCCAACGGCATCCTCACCACCGATACCGATGACCAGGCATTGGCGCGTATGAGCCATAAAGGAACCGAGGCAGCCTTGGTCGCGATAGAGATGGCTAATCTGATGCGAGACCTCGACGAAGTGACCCAATAA
- the ribBA gene encoding bifunctional 3,4-dihydroxy-2-butanone-4-phosphate synthase/GTP cyclohydrolase II, translating into MIISSIQEIIADIKAGKMVILVDEENRENEGDLILAADFVTPAAINFMATHGRGLICLTLTEERCRKLNLPLMVVANRSPLGTNFTVSIEAASGVTTGISAGDRARTVQAAVNPDAKPDDVVQPGHIFPLMAQTGGVLVRAGHTEAGCDLANLAGLSSASVICEILKDDGSMARLPDLVEFAAKHQLKIGAIADLIHYRSRTESLVKRVAERPIQTVHGEFRLVAYLDKTVNATHLALVKGTINPVTETLVRVHEPLSVMDLLDISDETHSWNVNDTLQVIAGASSGVIVLLHCRESAAELMERVMPAKSTHRVAARTDLRDYGIGAQILKDLGVGKMRLLAVPRKMPSMAGFGLEVTGYLEPEEKKPVTKPLKSN; encoded by the coding sequence ATGATAATCAGCTCGATTCAGGAAATAATTGCCGACATCAAGGCCGGCAAGATGGTAATCCTCGTGGATGAGGAAAACCGTGAAAATGAAGGAGACCTGATCCTGGCCGCCGATTTCGTCACCCCGGCAGCGATCAATTTCATGGCGACGCATGGGCGGGGCCTGATCTGCCTGACGCTGACCGAGGAGCGCTGCCGCAAACTGAATCTGCCGCTGATGGTGGTGGCCAATCGCTCGCCGCTGGGTACGAATTTCACGGTTTCCATCGAGGCGGCCAGCGGCGTTACCACCGGCATTTCAGCGGGCGATCGCGCACGCACTGTGCAGGCAGCGGTAAATCCGGATGCGAAGCCCGATGATGTTGTCCAGCCAGGGCACATTTTTCCGTTGATGGCGCAAACCGGGGGGGTGCTCGTGCGTGCCGGCCACACCGAGGCCGGCTGTGACCTGGCAAATTTGGCGGGGTTGAGTTCCGCCTCCGTCATCTGCGAAATCCTGAAGGACGATGGCAGTATGGCGCGTCTGCCGGATCTGGTCGAATTTGCCGCAAAGCATCAGCTCAAAATTGGCGCGATCGCAGACCTCATTCATTACCGCAGTCGTACCGAAAGTCTTGTTAAGCGGGTGGCCGAGCGTCCCATCCAGACAGTTCATGGTGAATTCCGCCTCGTTGCCTATCTCGATAAAACGGTTAACGCCACCCATCTGGCGTTAGTGAAAGGCACGATCAATCCCGTTACTGAAACGCTGGTGCGAGTGCATGAGCCGCTTTCCGTCATGGATCTGCTTGATATCAGTGACGAGACGCATTCCTGGAACGTAAATGATACGCTTCAGGTAATCGCGGGCGCGAGTAGCGGCGTGATCGTCCTGCTGCATTGCAGGGAAAGCGCGGCTGAGCTGATGGAACGCGTGATGCCGGCAAAATCCACACATCGCGTTGCCGCCAGGACAGACCTGCGCGATTATGGTATTGGCGCACAGATACTCAAGGATCTTGGTGTGGGCAAGATGCGGTTGCTGGCCGTCCCGCGAAAAATGCCGAGCATGGCGGGTTTTGGACTCGAAGTAACCGGATATCTGGAGCCGGAGGAAAAAAAGCCGGTTACCAAGCCGCTAAAGTCGAACTAG
- a CDS encoding riboflavin synthase: protein MFTGIVEAVGEIKQVRSMEGGINLSIAPGMLNLEDVETGDSIAVNGVCLTVTGIANDMFSVDVSRETLDCTEGLDKPGGQVNLERALLLSDRLDGHLVSGHVDASGEVIKLEPAGESYTLVINAPDALLKYIARKGSICVNGVSLTVNRVAGNELEINLIPHTLAVTTLKNLKMGAKVNLEVDMLARYVERLMGIA, encoded by the coding sequence ATGTTCACCGGAATTGTCGAAGCTGTCGGCGAGATAAAGCAAGTCCGTTCCATGGAGGGCGGCATAAACTTGAGTATTGCGCCAGGTATGCTGAACCTGGAAGATGTGGAAACGGGAGATAGCATTGCAGTAAATGGTGTATGCCTTACGGTTACCGGTATAGCAAACGACATGTTTTCTGTAGATGTCTCACGCGAGACATTGGATTGTACCGAAGGCCTGGATAAGCCTGGCGGGCAAGTCAACCTCGAAAGGGCACTACTGTTGTCCGACAGGCTTGACGGTCATTTAGTGAGCGGCCATGTGGACGCAAGCGGCGAAGTCATCAAGCTGGAGCCCGCAGGCGAAAGTTATACCCTGGTGATCAACGCGCCGGACGCATTATTAAAGTATATTGCCAGAAAGGGTTCAATCTGTGTGAACGGCGTCAGCCTGACGGTGAACCGGGTAGCGGGAAACGAGTTGGAGATCAATCTCATCCCTCACACCCTGGCCGTTACGACATTGAAGAATCTGAAGATGGGCGCGAAAGTAAACCTGGAAGTGGATATGTTGGCGCGATATGTAGAGCGATTGATGGGAATTGCATGA
- a CDS encoding ATP-binding protein, with amino-acid sequence MFSDLSQSPLSKNLQRLFLLRNIVIAAQCMTFALAHWVLNMQLPWAEMVAVTVMLAVLNLATWIRLRRKWPVSSIEFFAQLLVDVFALSALLYFSGGSTNPFISLYLLPLTIAAAALPWAYTWVMAAVTISCYTLMLFYYLPLPHDHEEHNSEFNLHVSGMWLAFVLSTMLIAWFVVKMGISIRERDKDLALAREQALRNEQIIALGTLAAGAAHELGTPLATMAVVTGELQDEYKENREFQDNIRILRDQITQCKHTLTQLLADAGQARAEEGSGQAVDSFLRQVLDKWQLMRPSVQFTYHDSGVQPAPQILNTQLLSQSILNLLNNAADASLKHIEIEVSWNYQELHLQILDYGDGLTGEAVQRAGQPFFTSKASGQGFGIGLFLANANIERFGGRVRLTNRVGGACTQVTLPLIRQSI; translated from the coding sequence ATGTTCAGTGATCTCAGCCAGTCGCCCTTAAGCAAGAATTTGCAGCGCTTGTTCCTGCTCAGGAATATCGTGATTGCCGCGCAGTGCATGACTTTTGCCCTGGCGCACTGGGTGCTCAACATGCAGTTGCCCTGGGCGGAAATGGTAGCGGTAACAGTGATGCTGGCCGTGTTGAATCTGGCGACATGGATACGCCTGCGCCGCAAATGGCCGGTCTCGAGCATCGAGTTTTTCGCTCAGCTGCTGGTTGACGTTTTTGCATTGAGCGCACTGCTGTATTTCAGCGGCGGGTCGACAAACCCGTTTATATCGCTGTATCTCCTGCCGCTGACGATAGCCGCCGCCGCGCTGCCCTGGGCCTACACGTGGGTGATGGCTGCCGTTACAATAAGCTGCTATACGCTGATGCTGTTTTATTACCTGCCGCTGCCGCATGATCATGAGGAACACAACAGCGAGTTTAACCTGCATGTGTCGGGCATGTGGTTGGCCTTCGTATTAAGCACCATGTTGATCGCCTGGTTTGTTGTCAAGATGGGCATATCCATTCGCGAGCGCGACAAGGATCTGGCACTGGCACGCGAACAGGCGCTGCGTAACGAACAGATCATTGCATTGGGCACGCTGGCGGCCGGCGCCGCACATGAGCTCGGTACGCCGCTGGCGACGATGGCGGTTGTCACCGGGGAACTGCAGGACGAATATAAAGAGAACCGTGAATTTCAAGACAATATCAGGATACTGCGCGATCAGATCACCCAGTGTAAACATACGCTGACACAATTATTGGCCGATGCCGGACAAGCACGGGCCGAGGAGGGCAGCGGCCAGGCTGTCGACTCCTTTTTGCGACAAGTGCTGGATAAATGGCAATTGATGCGACCTTCCGTCCAATTTACTTATCATGACAGCGGCGTACAACCTGCTCCACAGATACTCAATACGCAATTGCTGAGCCAGTCGATTTTAAATCTGTTGAACAACGCGGCGGATGCGTCCCTGAAGCATATCGAGATCGAAGTCAGCTGGAATTATCAGGAACTGCATCTTCAGATTCTCGATTATGGCGACGGATTAACCGGGGAAGCCGTGCAGCGCGCAGGCCAGCCATTCTTTACGAGCAAAGCCTCAGGGCAGGGTTTCGGGATAGGTTTATTTCTGGCAAATGCGAATATCGAGCGGTTTGGCGGCAGGGTACGCCTGACCAATCGGGTAGGCGGCGCCTGTACTCAAGTTACATTACCCCTGATACGGCAATCGATATGA
- a CDS encoding response regulator transcription factor → MTTLSTTEVDDRPALLIVDDDSTFCTVLANAMTKRGFNVTCAHTVEQALECAEACTPEYAVIDLRLPGISGLTLVEKLNALDPGTRIVMLTGYASIATAVEAIKLGAMHYLAKPVDVNEIMMAFERTTGDADVQISAHPLSVGRLEWEYIQRVLNENKGNVSVTARALNMHRRTLQRKLTKNPAKT, encoded by the coding sequence ATGACAACATTATCGACAACGGAAGTGGATGATCGCCCCGCGTTACTCATTGTCGACGACGACTCGACTTTTTGTACGGTACTTGCGAACGCAATGACTAAACGCGGATTCAACGTTACCTGTGCACATACCGTCGAGCAGGCCCTGGAGTGCGCGGAGGCTTGTACGCCGGAGTATGCCGTTATCGACCTCAGACTGCCCGGCATTTCAGGATTGACCCTGGTTGAAAAATTGAATGCGCTTGACCCCGGTACCCGGATTGTCATGTTGACTGGTTATGCCAGCATTGCCACCGCGGTGGAAGCAATCAAACTCGGGGCAATGCATTATCTTGCCAAACCGGTCGACGTCAATGAAATCATGATGGCGTTCGAGCGCACCACAGGGGATGCGGATGTTCAGATCAGCGCGCATCCGTTATCCGTCGGCCGCCTTGAATGGGAGTATATCCAGCGTGTGTTGAATGAGAATAAGGGCAATGTTTCCGTAACGGCAAGAGCACTGAATATGCATCGGCGCACCTTGCAACGAAAGCTCACCAAGAACCCTGCCAAAACATAA
- the ribD gene encoding bifunctional diaminohydroxyphosphoribosylaminopyrimidine deaminase/5-amino-6-(5-phosphoribosylamino)uracil reductase RibD: MFSSTDYRFMAQALRLAEKGLYSTSPNPRVGCVLVRDGQVIGSGWHERAGGHHAEINALAAAATGAAQGATAYLTLEPCSHHGRTPPCTEALIKAGIAKLIIAMEDPNPLVSGRGCASLKAAGIEVQAGLMETEARALNIGFISRMARNRPWIRMKIAASLDGKTALNNGASQWITGEAARRDGHRLRALSCAVLTGIGTVLADDPQLTVRHVNTSRQPLRVVVDSRLDIPVDAGLLRGGGELIFTATASEGKIMALREVGARVIVLPGEDGSVDLAGMMRQLADFEINEVLIEAGFKLNGSLINAGLVDELVIYLAPCLIGDAARGMMKLPELANLADKRALKINDVRMVGTDIRLTGSFS; encoded by the coding sequence ATGTTCTCGTCAACCGATTACAGATTTATGGCCCAAGCTTTGCGGCTTGCGGAAAAAGGACTCTATAGCACAAGCCCTAATCCCCGCGTGGGTTGTGTGCTGGTGCGCGACGGCCAGGTCATTGGCAGCGGCTGGCATGAACGTGCAGGCGGGCATCACGCTGAGATAAATGCGCTCGCTGCTGCCGCTACCGGTGCAGCACAAGGCGCGACCGCTTATCTCACGCTGGAGCCCTGCAGTCATCACGGACGAACTCCCCCTTGCACCGAAGCATTGATCAAGGCGGGCATTGCGAAACTGATAATAGCCATGGAAGATCCGAACCCCCTGGTATCAGGCAGAGGGTGCGCATCCCTGAAAGCGGCAGGGATAGAGGTGCAAGCCGGGCTGATGGAAACGGAAGCAAGGGCGCTCAATATCGGTTTTATCTCGCGCATGGCACGCAATCGTCCGTGGATCAGGATGAAAATTGCCGCGAGCCTCGACGGAAAAACCGCGCTCAACAATGGCGCTAGCCAATGGATAACCGGTGAAGCGGCGCGACGCGACGGTCATCGTCTTCGCGCCCTCTCTTGCGCTGTTCTCACCGGTATCGGCACGGTCCTGGCGGACGATCCGCAACTCACGGTACGTCACGTAAACACCTCCAGGCAGCCATTGCGGGTGGTAGTCGACAGCCGGCTCGATATTCCGGTGGATGCCGGGCTGCTGCGTGGCGGCGGAGAACTGATTTTTACCGCGACCGCCAGCGAGGGAAAAATCATGGCATTGCGTGAGGTGGGCGCTCGTGTCATCGTATTGCCGGGAGAAGATGGCAGTGTTGATCTCGCCGGCATGATGCGACAGCTTGCCGACTTTGAAATAAATGAAGTGCTGATCGAGGCAGGCTTCAAACTGAATGGTTCTCTCATCAATGCGGGGCTGGTGGATGAGCTGGTAATTTATCTCGCACCGTGTCTGATAGGTGATGCGGCGCGCGGTATGATGAAATTGCCCGAACTGGCGAATCTTGCGGATAAGCGCGCGCTCAAGATAAACGATGTGCGGATGGTGGGAACGGATATACGGCTCACCGGCAGTTTTTCATAA
- the nrdR gene encoding transcriptional regulator NrdR, with amino-acid sequence MKCPFCNADDTSVIDSRVSEEGDKIRRRRRCLTCDKRFTTYETVELRLPQVVKQDGNRAEFDRKKLLTSFVRALHKRPVPTADVDGAMDRIVQKLLNLGEREIPTRRIGEMVMEELFKLDKVAYIRFASVYRSFQDADDFHNAIKELQKPQKKREEKKS; translated from the coding sequence ATGAAATGCCCGTTTTGCAACGCAGATGACACAAGCGTGATAGATTCCCGCGTCAGCGAGGAAGGCGACAAGATACGTCGTCGTCGCCGTTGTCTCACCTGCGACAAACGGTTTACCACTTACGAGACGGTGGAATTGCGTTTACCTCAAGTGGTAAAACAGGACGGTAATCGCGCTGAGTTCGATCGCAAAAAATTGCTGACGAGCTTCGTGCGAGCTTTACACAAGCGCCCGGTCCCGACCGCGGATGTGGACGGAGCGATGGATCGCATTGTGCAAAAACTTTTAAACCTGGGCGAACGCGAGATCCCCACGCGCAGGATTGGCGAGATGGTGATGGAGGAACTCTTCAAGCTGGACAAAGTCGCTTATATCCGCTTTGCATCGGTTTACAGAAGTTTTCAGGACGCAGATGATTTTCACAATGCGATCAAAGAACTGCAAAAACCACAGAAAAAAAGAGAAGAAAAAAAATCCTGA
- the glyA gene encoding serine hydroxymethyltransferase translates to MLSPKLTLEKVDPDLWQAIKGEVQRQEEYIELIASENYASPAVMQAQGSVLTNKYAEGYPGKRYYGGCEYVDVVEQLAIDRLKELFGAEYVNVQPHSGSQANAAVYLTALKPGDTLLGMSLAHGGHLTHGASVNLSGKIFNAVSYGLDPKTEELDYDEVARLAHEHKPKMIVAGASAYALVIDWKRFRKIADEVGAYLFVDMAHYAGLVAAGFYPNPVGIADFVTSTTHKTLRGPRGGVILARPEHEKALNSAIFPQTQGGPLMHVIAAKAVAFKEAASKEFKDYQEQVIDNARVMAKVLQERGLRIVSGRTDCHMFLVDLRAKYITGKLAAESLERAHITVNKNAIPNDPQKPFVTSGIRIGSPAITTRGFTEIEAEQLANLIADVLDAPTDVAVISQVAEKAKALCAKFPVYGTNC, encoded by the coding sequence ATGCTGTCCCCGAAACTGACCCTGGAAAAGGTCGACCCCGATCTCTGGCAAGCAATAAAAGGTGAAGTACAACGCCAGGAAGAATATATCGAGTTGATCGCCTCGGAAAATTATGCCAGCCCCGCAGTGATGCAAGCGCAGGGATCGGTGCTGACGAATAAATATGCTGAGGGTTATCCCGGCAAGCGGTACTACGGCGGCTGTGAATATGTAGACGTTGTGGAGCAGCTTGCGATAGACCGACTGAAAGAATTGTTTGGTGCGGAGTACGTCAACGTTCAGCCGCATTCCGGTTCACAGGCCAATGCCGCAGTATATTTAACGGCATTGAAGCCCGGGGATACGCTGCTCGGCATGTCGCTCGCCCATGGCGGTCATTTGACGCATGGCGCCTCAGTCAACCTCAGCGGAAAAATTTTCAACGCTGTTTCATACGGACTCGATCCTAAAACCGAAGAGCTCGATTACGACGAGGTGGCCCGCCTGGCGCACGAACACAAGCCCAAAATGATTGTAGCGGGGGCTTCCGCCTATGCGCTGGTTATAGATTGGAAACGCTTTCGTAAAATTGCCGATGAAGTAGGCGCTTACCTGTTCGTAGACATGGCTCACTACGCCGGGTTGGTGGCGGCAGGGTTTTATCCTAATCCCGTCGGTATTGCCGATTTTGTCACCAGCACTACGCACAAGACGTTACGCGGGCCGCGCGGCGGTGTGATCCTGGCCAGGCCGGAGCACGAGAAAGCGCTGAATTCCGCAATTTTTCCCCAGACTCAAGGGGGGCCGTTAATGCACGTGATTGCGGCCAAGGCGGTAGCGTTTAAAGAAGCCGCGAGTAAAGAGTTCAAGGATTACCAGGAACAGGTGATCGACAACGCGCGCGTAATGGCCAAGGTGTTGCAGGAGCGCGGACTGCGCATCGTATCGGGACGCACCGACTGCCACATGTTTCTGGTGGACCTTCGTGCCAAGTATATTACAGGCAAGCTGGCGGCGGAATCTTTGGAGCGGGCGCACATTACCGTCAACAAGAATGCCATCCCCAACGATCCGCAGAAACCTTTTGTCACCAGCGGAATCCGTATTGGTTCGCCTGCGATCACCACGCGCGGTTTTACGGAAATAGAAGCGGAACAATTGGCAAATCTGATCGCCGATGTGCTGGACGCGCCTACGGATGTCGCGGTGATTTCGCAAGTGGCGGAAAAGGCAAAAGCACTCTGTGCAAAATTCCCGGTATACGGAACAAACTGCTGA